One Channa argus isolate prfri chromosome 15, Channa argus male v1.0, whole genome shotgun sequence DNA segment encodes these proteins:
- the gadd45gip1 gene encoding large ribosomal subunit protein mL64: MAASMLCRRTAGLCRTLQGISSSKTVLSMNSQCGLILPTASYNPKPLKLNLREPYIPDKDSEKTPDWQKTAHYDRKLFGRYGSASGIDPTSLWPSQEQLDKIIAEEREWHPPLEVLLKNIEAKEKEETEKRLAKEKLIAANMAKMPKMIADWRREKRESKQKLKEEKARRAKLLAEARERFGYAVDPRSPKFLEMVAEIEKEEKKKKKLMKRRLREEQAAAPVTPPAASS; encoded by the exons ATGGCGGCCTCCATGTTGTGCAGGCGGACAGCGGGGCTATGTAGGACATTACAGGGAATTTCGTCgtcaaaaactgtactttctATGAATTCTCAGTGTGGACTTATATTGCCGACAGCGTCCTATAACCCCAAACCTTTAAAACTAAACCTCCGCGAGCCGTACATCCCAGACAAAGACAGTGAGAAGACGCCGGACTGGCAGAAAACGGCTCACTATGACAGGAAGCTGTTCGGTCGGTACGGCTCAGCGTCGGGCATCGACCCGACGTCGCTATGGCCGAGCCAAGAGCAGTTGGACAAGATTATCGCAGAGGAAAGAGAGTGGCACCCACCTCTCGAAGTATTGCTGAAGAATATAGAGgcgaaagagaaggaggaaaccGAGAAACGCCTGGCAAA AGAGAAACTCATAGCAGCTAACATGGCCAAAATGCCTAAGATGATAGCTGACTGGCGCAGAGAAAAGCGCGAAAGCAAACAGAAGCTAAAAGAGGAAAAGGCTCGCCGTGCAAAGTTGCTGGCTGAGGCCAGAGAGCGCTTTGGCTATGCAGTGGACCCCCGCAGCCCCAAGTTCTTGGAAATGGTTGCTGAAAtagaaaaggaagagaaaaagaagaagaaactaatGAAACGCAGGCTGAGAGAGGAGCAAGCAGCAGCTCCTGTCACACCTCCTGCTGCGTCCTCTTAG
- the zgc:158403 gene encoding tetratricopeptide repeat protein 39A isoform X1, producing the protein MSNGKGANAAENSSQMSLKECLDECMEALDLFLNNHFNESLERLRPRVNESMYHALIYATVLEMQAMMTFQHDDISNAGNTMKCAQEVCQRFRQKSSGLANKSAGDSITEEQLHAEVCYAECQLQRAALTFLQDESMVSFIKGGIKVRNSYLIYKDLHAFIKSHHFVKGLSHIHLEGGISFGMGAFNLTLSLFPPRILRVLEFAGFSGDKEYGLSLLQSGATGLNLRSMLCALLLLCYYTFLTFILGTGEGEVVEAEKLLKPFRLRYPRGAIFLFFAGRTEEIKGNIDGAVALFEDGCRAQQTWKQFHHMCYWELMWCFTYKRAWKMAYFYADLLSQESRWSKAMYVYMKAAYLSMLPKDEARPFGEDEVELFRRVPTFKQKIAGKSPPTEKFAIRKARRYKASSPVRLPVPVLEMMYMWNGFSMISKQPELTEGMMQTLVEAEHILLESRENEYSVDDRCVIHLLKGLCLKNQGLLQAAEECFNKVCSSEKKIKFDHYLVPNSMVELSLLYINQGRRDEAIKLLRKAKQNYKDYSMESRTQFRIHAALAKLKADPGEDEDTHL; encoded by the exons ATGTCCAATGGGAAAGGCGCAAATGCTGCAGAAAA CTCGTCACAGATGAGCCTGAAAGAGTGCCTGGATGAGTGTATGGAGGCCTTGGATCTCTTCCTTAACAACCACTTCAATGAGAGCCTGGAGAGGCTGCGGCCAAG AGTGAACGAGAGCATGTACCACGCTCTTATCTATGCCACGGTGCTGGAAATGCAGGCCATGATGACTTTCCAACATGATGACATCAGCAACGCAGGAAATACCATGAAATGTGCCCAGGAGGTTTGTCAGAG GTTTCGTCAGAAATCCTCAGGTTTGGCTAACAAGTCAGCAGGGGATTCAATAACTGAAG AGCAGCTCCATGCTGAAGTGTGTTACGCAGAGTGCCAACTCCAAAGAGCTGCTCTCACCTTCCTCCAG GATGAGAGTATGGTGAGTTTTATCAAAGGAGGGATCAAAGTACGAAACAGTTACCTCATTTACAA AGATCTTCATGCCTTCATAAAATCTCACCACTTTGTCAAAGGACTCAGCCACATTCACTTAGAGGGAGGAATATCATTTGGAATGGGGGCGTTTAATCTG ACACTCTCTCTATTTCCTCCACGCATACTCAGAGTTTTGGAGTTTGCAGGCTTCTCTGGAGACAAG GAATATGGACTGTCCCTGCTTCAGAGCGGTGCCACAGGGCTGAATCTGCGCTCCATGCTGTGTGCTCTGCTACTGCTCTGCTATTACACCTTCCTCACATTCATATTGG GGACAGGTGAGGGAGAGGTGGTTGAAGCTGAGAAGCTGCTGAAACCTTTCCGGCTCCGCTACCCACGG GGAGCGATATTCCTCTTCTTTGCAGGCAGGACTGAGGAGATCAAAGGAAACATTGATGGG GCGGTGGCACTTTTTGAAGACGGCTGCAGGGCCCAGCAGACATGGAAGCAGTTCCACCACATGTGCTACTGGGAGCTGATGTGGTGCTTCACCTATAAACGAGCGTGGAAGATGGCCTACTTCTATGCAGACCTGCTGAGCCAAGAGAGTCGCTGGTCCAAA GCCATGTACGTGTACATGAAAGCTGCATACCTAAGCATGCTACCTAAGGATGAGGCCAGGCCCTTTGGCGAGGATGAGGTAGAGCTCTTTAG ACGAGTGCCCACCTTCAAACAGAAGATAGCAGGGAAGTCTCCTCCAACTGAGAAGTTTGCTATCCGTAAAGCCAGACGCTACAAGGCTTCCTCCCCAGTCAGGTTACCAGTACCAGTGCTG GAGATGATGTACATGTGGAACGGCTTCAGTATGATCAGCAAACAGCCAGAGCTGACTGAAGGGATGATGCAGACTTTAGTGGAGGCAGAGCACATCCTGCTGGAGTCTCGTG AAAATGAGTATTCAGTAGACGACCGTTGTGTGATCCACCTATTGAAGGGTCTGTGTTTGAAAAATCAGGGACTCCTCCAGGCTGCCGAGGAATGTTTTAACAAAGTGTGTTCCAG TGAGAAGAAGATCAAGTTTGACCACTATCTTGTGCCCAACTCTATGGTGGAGCTCAGTCTGCTCTACATAAACCAAGGCAGAAGAGACGAAGCTATTAAACTACTGCGCAAAGCCAA ACAAAACTACAAAGATTACTCCATGGAGTCTCGTACACAGTTCAGGATACACGCTGCTCTGGCCAAACTTAAGGCTGATCCTGGTGAAGATGAGGACACTCATCTTTAA
- the zgc:158403 gene encoding tetratricopeptide repeat protein 39A isoform X3, with the protein MVSFIKGGIKVRNSYLIYKDLHAFIKSHHFVKGLSHIHLEGGISFGMGAFNLTLSLFPPRILRVLEFAGFSGDKEYGLSLLQSGATGLNLRSMLCALLLLCYYTFLTFILGTGEGEVVEAEKLLKPFRLRYPRGAIFLFFAGRTEEIKGNIDGAVALFEDGCRAQQTWKQFHHMCYWELMWCFTYKRAWKMAYFYADLLSQESRWSKAMYVYMKAAYLSMLPKDEARPFGEDEVELFRRVPTFKQKIAGKSPPTEKFAIRKARRYKASSPVRLPVPVLEMMYMWNGFSMISKQPELTEGMMQTLVEAEHILLESRENEYSVDDRCVIHLLKGLCLKNQGLLQAAEECFNKVCSSEKKIKFDHYLVPNSMVELSLLYINQGRRDEAIKLLRKAKQNYKDYSMESRTQFRIHAALAKLKADPGEDEDTHL; encoded by the exons ATGGTGAGTTTTATCAAAGGAGGGATCAAAGTACGAAACAGTTACCTCATTTACAA AGATCTTCATGCCTTCATAAAATCTCACCACTTTGTCAAAGGACTCAGCCACATTCACTTAGAGGGAGGAATATCATTTGGAATGGGGGCGTTTAATCTG ACACTCTCTCTATTTCCTCCACGCATACTCAGAGTTTTGGAGTTTGCAGGCTTCTCTGGAGACAAG GAATATGGACTGTCCCTGCTTCAGAGCGGTGCCACAGGGCTGAATCTGCGCTCCATGCTGTGTGCTCTGCTACTGCTCTGCTATTACACCTTCCTCACATTCATATTGG GGACAGGTGAGGGAGAGGTGGTTGAAGCTGAGAAGCTGCTGAAACCTTTCCGGCTCCGCTACCCACGG GGAGCGATATTCCTCTTCTTTGCAGGCAGGACTGAGGAGATCAAAGGAAACATTGATGGG GCGGTGGCACTTTTTGAAGACGGCTGCAGGGCCCAGCAGACATGGAAGCAGTTCCACCACATGTGCTACTGGGAGCTGATGTGGTGCTTCACCTATAAACGAGCGTGGAAGATGGCCTACTTCTATGCAGACCTGCTGAGCCAAGAGAGTCGCTGGTCCAAA GCCATGTACGTGTACATGAAAGCTGCATACCTAAGCATGCTACCTAAGGATGAGGCCAGGCCCTTTGGCGAGGATGAGGTAGAGCTCTTTAG ACGAGTGCCCACCTTCAAACAGAAGATAGCAGGGAAGTCTCCTCCAACTGAGAAGTTTGCTATCCGTAAAGCCAGACGCTACAAGGCTTCCTCCCCAGTCAGGTTACCAGTACCAGTGCTG GAGATGATGTACATGTGGAACGGCTTCAGTATGATCAGCAAACAGCCAGAGCTGACTGAAGGGATGATGCAGACTTTAGTGGAGGCAGAGCACATCCTGCTGGAGTCTCGTG AAAATGAGTATTCAGTAGACGACCGTTGTGTGATCCACCTATTGAAGGGTCTGTGTTTGAAAAATCAGGGACTCCTCCAGGCTGCCGAGGAATGTTTTAACAAAGTGTGTTCCAG TGAGAAGAAGATCAAGTTTGACCACTATCTTGTGCCCAACTCTATGGTGGAGCTCAGTCTGCTCTACATAAACCAAGGCAGAAGAGACGAAGCTATTAAACTACTGCGCAAAGCCAA ACAAAACTACAAAGATTACTCCATGGAGTCTCGTACACAGTTCAGGATACACGCTGCTCTGGCCAAACTTAAGGCTGATCCTGGTGAAGATGAGGACACTCATCTTTAA
- the zgc:158403 gene encoding tetratricopeptide repeat protein 39A isoform X2, with translation MSLKECLDECMEALDLFLNNHFNESLERLRPRVNESMYHALIYATVLEMQAMMTFQHDDISNAGNTMKCAQEVCQRFRQKSSGLANKSAGDSITEEQLHAEVCYAECQLQRAALTFLQDESMVSFIKGGIKVRNSYLIYKDLHAFIKSHHFVKGLSHIHLEGGISFGMGAFNLTLSLFPPRILRVLEFAGFSGDKEYGLSLLQSGATGLNLRSMLCALLLLCYYTFLTFILGTGEGEVVEAEKLLKPFRLRYPRGAIFLFFAGRTEEIKGNIDGAVALFEDGCRAQQTWKQFHHMCYWELMWCFTYKRAWKMAYFYADLLSQESRWSKAMYVYMKAAYLSMLPKDEARPFGEDEVELFRRVPTFKQKIAGKSPPTEKFAIRKARRYKASSPVRLPVPVLEMMYMWNGFSMISKQPELTEGMMQTLVEAEHILLESRENEYSVDDRCVIHLLKGLCLKNQGLLQAAEECFNKVCSSEKKIKFDHYLVPNSMVELSLLYINQGRRDEAIKLLRKAKQNYKDYSMESRTQFRIHAALAKLKADPGEDEDTHL, from the exons ATGAGCCTGAAAGAGTGCCTGGATGAGTGTATGGAGGCCTTGGATCTCTTCCTTAACAACCACTTCAATGAGAGCCTGGAGAGGCTGCGGCCAAG AGTGAACGAGAGCATGTACCACGCTCTTATCTATGCCACGGTGCTGGAAATGCAGGCCATGATGACTTTCCAACATGATGACATCAGCAACGCAGGAAATACCATGAAATGTGCCCAGGAGGTTTGTCAGAG GTTTCGTCAGAAATCCTCAGGTTTGGCTAACAAGTCAGCAGGGGATTCAATAACTGAAG AGCAGCTCCATGCTGAAGTGTGTTACGCAGAGTGCCAACTCCAAAGAGCTGCTCTCACCTTCCTCCAG GATGAGAGTATGGTGAGTTTTATCAAAGGAGGGATCAAAGTACGAAACAGTTACCTCATTTACAA AGATCTTCATGCCTTCATAAAATCTCACCACTTTGTCAAAGGACTCAGCCACATTCACTTAGAGGGAGGAATATCATTTGGAATGGGGGCGTTTAATCTG ACACTCTCTCTATTTCCTCCACGCATACTCAGAGTTTTGGAGTTTGCAGGCTTCTCTGGAGACAAG GAATATGGACTGTCCCTGCTTCAGAGCGGTGCCACAGGGCTGAATCTGCGCTCCATGCTGTGTGCTCTGCTACTGCTCTGCTATTACACCTTCCTCACATTCATATTGG GGACAGGTGAGGGAGAGGTGGTTGAAGCTGAGAAGCTGCTGAAACCTTTCCGGCTCCGCTACCCACGG GGAGCGATATTCCTCTTCTTTGCAGGCAGGACTGAGGAGATCAAAGGAAACATTGATGGG GCGGTGGCACTTTTTGAAGACGGCTGCAGGGCCCAGCAGACATGGAAGCAGTTCCACCACATGTGCTACTGGGAGCTGATGTGGTGCTTCACCTATAAACGAGCGTGGAAGATGGCCTACTTCTATGCAGACCTGCTGAGCCAAGAGAGTCGCTGGTCCAAA GCCATGTACGTGTACATGAAAGCTGCATACCTAAGCATGCTACCTAAGGATGAGGCCAGGCCCTTTGGCGAGGATGAGGTAGAGCTCTTTAG ACGAGTGCCCACCTTCAAACAGAAGATAGCAGGGAAGTCTCCTCCAACTGAGAAGTTTGCTATCCGTAAAGCCAGACGCTACAAGGCTTCCTCCCCAGTCAGGTTACCAGTACCAGTGCTG GAGATGATGTACATGTGGAACGGCTTCAGTATGATCAGCAAACAGCCAGAGCTGACTGAAGGGATGATGCAGACTTTAGTGGAGGCAGAGCACATCCTGCTGGAGTCTCGTG AAAATGAGTATTCAGTAGACGACCGTTGTGTGATCCACCTATTGAAGGGTCTGTGTTTGAAAAATCAGGGACTCCTCCAGGCTGCCGAGGAATGTTTTAACAAAGTGTGTTCCAG TGAGAAGAAGATCAAGTTTGACCACTATCTTGTGCCCAACTCTATGGTGGAGCTCAGTCTGCTCTACATAAACCAAGGCAGAAGAGACGAAGCTATTAAACTACTGCGCAAAGCCAA ACAAAACTACAAAGATTACTCCATGGAGTCTCGTACACAGTTCAGGATACACGCTGCTCTGGCCAAACTTAAGGCTGATCCTGGTGAAGATGAGGACACTCATCTTTAA
- the LOC137099370 gene encoding mediator of RNA polymerase II transcription subunit 15-like isoform X3: protein MEVPGPDSDWRSPQFRQKVVDEIEEAMRKAGMAHADSSADMENHVYFKAKTREEYLSLVARLIIHYRDILRQQQFQQIQQFQQYQYQQAQQQQNAAIQQQYQAQQQMWAQQMQQQQQAQNQQQNQMDQNRIQQQQMMLLQYKQQQQAQAHAHAQAQAYAQAQAQAQAQAQVQAQAQARAQVQAQAQAQAQAQAMQHLVQQQQAQAQAQAQPGQMAPHSQQQQAGIMPQSLAGQMTSAQHVPMSSLSQQQQQHPNCTHTHS from the exons ATGGAAGTTCCCGGACCGGACAGCGACTGGAGGAGTCCTCAATTTCGACAAAAAGTCGTGGATGAGAT TGAAGAAGCAATGAGAAAGGCAGGAATGGCACATGCAGACTCCAGCGCAGATATGGAGAACCACGTTTATTTCAAAGCCAAAACCAGA GAGGAATATCTATCATTGGTGGCAAGGCTGATCATACACTACAGAGACATTC TACGGCAGCAGCAGTTCCAGCAGATCCAGCAGTTCCAGCAGTACCAGTATCAGCaggctcagcagcagcagaacgcTGCCATCCAACAGCAGTATCAGGCGCAGCAGCAGATGTGGGCgcagcagatgcagcagcagcagcaggcccAAAACCAGCAGCAGAACCAG ATGGACCAGAATAGGATCCAGCAGCAACAGATGATGCTGCTACAgtacaagcagcagcagcaggctcaGGCCCATGCACATGCCCAAGCACAGGCTTATGCTCAGGCCCAGGCCCAGGCCCAGGCCCAGGCTCAGGTCCAGGCCCAGGCTCAGGCCCGGGCTCAGGTTCAGGCTCAGGCCCAGGCTCAGGCCCAGGCCCAGGCTATGCAGCATTtggttcagcagcagcaggctcaGGCCCAGGCTCAAGCTCAGCCAGGTCAGATGGCTCCACactctcagcagcagcaggctggCATCATGCCTCAGTCTCTGGCTGGACAGATGACATCTGCTCAGCATGTTCCCATGTCTTCACTCagtcagcagcaacagcag CATCCAAACTGtacccacacacactcctaa
- the LOC137099370 gene encoding mediator of RNA polymerase II transcription subunit 15-like isoform X1, with translation MEVPGPDSDWRSPQFRQKVVDEIEEAMRKAGMAHADSSADMENHVYFKAKTREEYLSLVARLIIHYRDILRQQQFQQIQQFQQYQYQQAQQQQNAAIQQQYQAQQQMWAQQMQQQQQAQNQQQNQMDQNRIQQQQMMLLQYKQQQQAQAHAHAQAQAYAQAQAQAQAQAQVQAQAQARAQVQAQAQAQAQAQAMQHLVQQQQAQAQAQAQPGQMAPHSQQQQAGIMPQSLAGQMTSAQHVPMSSLSQQQQQQLQTVQQQIVQLQL, from the exons ATGGAAGTTCCCGGACCGGACAGCGACTGGAGGAGTCCTCAATTTCGACAAAAAGTCGTGGATGAGAT TGAAGAAGCAATGAGAAAGGCAGGAATGGCACATGCAGACTCCAGCGCAGATATGGAGAACCACGTTTATTTCAAAGCCAAAACCAGA GAGGAATATCTATCATTGGTGGCAAGGCTGATCATACACTACAGAGACATTC TACGGCAGCAGCAGTTCCAGCAGATCCAGCAGTTCCAGCAGTACCAGTATCAGCaggctcagcagcagcagaacgcTGCCATCCAACAGCAGTATCAGGCGCAGCAGCAGATGTGGGCgcagcagatgcagcagcagcagcaggcccAAAACCAGCAGCAGAACCAG ATGGACCAGAATAGGATCCAGCAGCAACAGATGATGCTGCTACAgtacaagcagcagcagcaggctcaGGCCCATGCACATGCCCAAGCACAGGCTTATGCTCAGGCCCAGGCCCAGGCCCAGGCCCAGGCTCAGGTCCAGGCCCAGGCTCAGGCCCGGGCTCAGGTTCAGGCTCAGGCCCAGGCTCAGGCCCAGGCCCAGGCTATGCAGCATTtggttcagcagcagcaggctcaGGCCCAGGCTCAAGCTCAGCCAGGTCAGATGGCTCCACactctcagcagcagcaggctggCATCATGCCTCAGTCTCTGGCTGGACAGATGACATCTGCTCAGCATGTTCCCATGTCTTCACTCagtcagcagcaacagcag CAGCTGCAGACGGTGCAGCAACAGATTGTGCAGCTACAGTTATAG
- the LOC137099370 gene encoding mediator of RNA polymerase II transcription subunit 15-like isoform X2, producing the protein MEVPGPDSDWRSPQFRQKVVDEIEEAMRKAGMAHADSSADMENHVYFKAKTREEYLSLVARLIIHYRDILRQQQFQQIQQFQQYQYQQAQQQQNAAIQQQYQAQQQMWAQQMQQQQQAQNQQQNQMDQNRIQQQQMMLLQYKQQQQAQAHAHAQAQAYAQAQAQAQAQAQVQAQAQARAQVQAQAQAQAQAQAMQHLVQQQQAQAQAQAQPGQMAPHSQQQQAGIMPQSLAGQMTSAQHVPMSSLSQQQQQLQTVQQQIVQLQL; encoded by the exons ATGGAAGTTCCCGGACCGGACAGCGACTGGAGGAGTCCTCAATTTCGACAAAAAGTCGTGGATGAGAT TGAAGAAGCAATGAGAAAGGCAGGAATGGCACATGCAGACTCCAGCGCAGATATGGAGAACCACGTTTATTTCAAAGCCAAAACCAGA GAGGAATATCTATCATTGGTGGCAAGGCTGATCATACACTACAGAGACATTC TACGGCAGCAGCAGTTCCAGCAGATCCAGCAGTTCCAGCAGTACCAGTATCAGCaggctcagcagcagcagaacgcTGCCATCCAACAGCAGTATCAGGCGCAGCAGCAGATGTGGGCgcagcagatgcagcagcagcagcaggcccAAAACCAGCAGCAGAACCAG ATGGACCAGAATAGGATCCAGCAGCAACAGATGATGCTGCTACAgtacaagcagcagcagcaggctcaGGCCCATGCACATGCCCAAGCACAGGCTTATGCTCAGGCCCAGGCCCAGGCCCAGGCCCAGGCTCAGGTCCAGGCCCAGGCTCAGGCCCGGGCTCAGGTTCAGGCTCAGGCCCAGGCTCAGGCCCAGGCCCAGGCTATGCAGCATTtggttcagcagcagcaggctcaGGCCCAGGCTCAAGCTCAGCCAGGTCAGATGGCTCCACactctcagcagcagcaggctggCATCATGCCTCAGTCTCTGGCTGGACAGATGACATCTGCTCAGCATGTTCCCATGTCTTCACTCagtcagcagcaacagcag CTGCAGACGGTGCAGCAACAGATTGTGCAGCTACAGTTATAG